A genomic stretch from Coffea arabica cultivar ET-39 chromosome 10c, Coffea Arabica ET-39 HiFi, whole genome shotgun sequence includes:
- the LOC113714271 gene encoding uncharacterized protein — translation MPRSSRTGELIYHTEVEKAARKRRQETKRRKQGHLFTANESAEDEVSMANNQTLRELAASKLTHQPLCITFPTLAENTAFELKSGLIHLLPSFHGLSGEEPHKHVKEFEVVCSSMKPPGVTEEQIRLRAFPFSLKDAAKDWLYYLPAGSITTWAQLKKKFLEKFFPASRAASLRKEICGIKQYPGESLYEYWDRFNKLYTRCPQHQISEQLLIQYFYEGLQPTDRSIIDAASGGALANKTPRKAWELIEAMAENSQQFGFRESNPPRKVNEVEISSLQRQMSELTSVVRQLAMRETPRAKVCGICTSMDHCTDTCPILQEDGAEQVNMAGGVPAPRRQYDPYSNTYNPGFQQPWQPKSQPSSSNTGSSLEDIVKSLATTTAQIQQETRQFQQETRSLTTNMAQLQQETRAVTMSTNQFQQDTKSGMKDMETRISQMATAINRLESHAYGKLPSQPEINPRNVSAMTLRSGKTLEGPKEGNSKSKSEEEIEKEIEEEGRIRKDPEVTFTSPPTIKSNLPPFPCRLEKTKRAEKEKEILDVFRKIQVNIPLLDAIKQVPKYAKFLKDLCVNKRKLRGDERVMVGENVSAVLQRKLPPKCGDQVSLNVEYAGIDPFL, via the exons atgccccgTTCTTCTCGCACAGGTGAATTGATATACCACACGGAGGTTGAGAAGGCAGCGCGTAAGCGGAGGCAAGAGACCAAGAGACGAAAACAAGGGCACTTATTTACTGCAAACGAGTCAGCGGAAGACGAAGTAAGCATGGCCAACAACCAAACATTGAGGGAGCTGGCTGCCTCGAAGCTGACTCACCAGCCCTTATGCATCACATTCCCCACTTTGGCTGAGAATACTGCTTTTGAACTGAAGTCGGGGTTGATTCACCTCCTACCTTCTTTCCATGGTCTCTCTGGTGAAGAACCCCACAAGCACGTCAAGGAGTTCGAGGTAGTTTGCTCTAGTATGAAACCTCCTGGGGTCACTGAAGAGCAAATTAGACTGAGAGCCTTCCCGTTTTCTCTCAAAGATGCAGCTAAAGATTGGCTGTACTACCTACCAGCAGGTAGTATTACCACATGGGCGcaactgaaaaagaaatttttagaaaaattcttcCCTGCATCCCGGGCTGCGAGTTTGAGGAAGGAAATCTGCGGTATTAAACAATATCCTGGTGAGTCCTTGTATGAATACTGGGACAGGTTTAACAAGTTGTACACTAGATGCCCGCAGcatcaaattagtgaacaaCTGTTAATCCAGTACTTCTATGAAGGGCTCCAACCAACAGATAGGAGTATCATTGATGCTGCGAGTGGGGGAGCACTGGCAAACAAGACACCGAGGAAAGCGTGGGAGCTCATCGAGGCCATGGCAGAGAACTCCCAGCAATTTGGCTTCCGTGAGAGCAACCCTCCCCGTAAAGTCAACGAGGTAGAGATTTCATCCCTACAGCGACAAATGTCAGAATTGACATCGGTTGTTAGGCAATTAGCCATGAGAGAAACACCGCGAGCAAAGGTGTGTGGGATCTGTACTAGCATGGACCACTGCACGGACACGTGTCCCATTTTGCAAGAGGACGGGGCGGAGCAGGTGAACATGGCTGGAGGCGTGCCCGCGCCTCGTAGGCAGTATGATCCATACTCCAACACGTACAATCCGG GATTTCAGCAACCGTGGCAACCGAAATCACAACCATCATCCTCCAACACAGGGAGTTCCTTGGAGGATATTGTCAAGAGTCTGGCTACGACTACCGCCCAGATCCAGCAAGAGACTAGACAGTTCCAGCAGGAGACCAGGTCATTGACCACAAATATGGCTCAACTCCAGCAAGAAACTAGAGCTGTAACCATGAGCACCAATCAGTTCCAGCAGGACACAAAATCAGGCATGAAAGATATGGAGACTCGAATAAGCCAGATGGCAACTGCCATAAATCGCTTGGAGTCCCACGCTTATGGAAAGTTACCTTCACAACCCGAAATAAACCCCAGGAATGTAAGTGCCATGACCTTGAGGAGTGGCAAGACACTGGAAGGGCCGAAAGAGGGAAATTCAAAAAGTAAGAGTGAGGAGGAGATAGAgaaggaaattgaagaggaagggcGTATTCGCAAGGATCCTGAGGTAACCTTCACTTCTCCGCCCACTATTAAATCTAACTTACCtccttttccttgcaggttGGAAAAAACAAAGAgggcagaaaaggaaaaagaaatcctgGATGTGTTCCGCAAAATTCAAGTAAACATCCCCCTATTGGACGCGATCAAGCAGGTACCCAAGTAcgcaaagttcttgaaagacttGTGCGTtaacaaaagaaagctaaggggTGATGAAAGAGTGatggtaggagagaatgtatcaGCTGTACTTCAAAGGAAACTCCCACCCAAATGCGGAGATCAAG TGTCGTTGAATGTTGAATATGCTGGAATTGACCCATTCTTGTAA
- the LOC113714272 gene encoding uncharacterized protein — protein MTLKSGKEIQGLELMTPKDKDKEKIEKELEAENTSTKNPVILPDPILDVKTNPPLFPNRLEKSKKWDKEKEVLEVFCKVEINIPLLYTIKQVPKYGKFLRDLSVNRKRLRGDERVIVEENVSAVQQRKLPPKFGDPGIFTISCRIGNTLIRKAILDLGASIIVMPKSIYAFLNLDPLKETGIIIQLVDRTNAYLDGLVEDVLVKINDLVFPTDFYILDMDDNYSPDLSPLLLCRRFLSTAQTKIDVNKGTLSIEFDGEIVNFNIFDTMEYPVNSHSVFAIHAINPSIQEFSEFACRDKFKVTANKYQGIKAIYKVKRNRKLRKNAALNGYLDPRGGPSITRKIELHPN, from the coding sequence ATGACCTTAAAGAGCGGAAAAGAAATTCAGGGGCTCGAACTCATGACTCCAAAGGACAAGGACAAAGAGAAGATTGAGAAAGAGCTTGAGGCAGAGAACACAAGCACCAAAAATCCTGTGATACTCCCTGACCCGATCTTAGACGTTAAAACTAATCCCCCTCTATTTCCTAATAGGTTGGAGAAATCGAAGAAATGGGACAAGGAGAAAGAGGTCTTGGAGGTGTTTTGCAAAGTAGAGATCAATATCCCCCTACTATATACAATCAAACAAGTGCCAAAGTATGGAAAATTTTTGAGAGATTTGTCCGTCAACCGAAAAAGGCTGAGGGGAGATGAAAGGGTCATCGTGGAGGAGAATGTATCAGCGGTTCAACAAAGGAAACTCCCACCGAAATTTGGGGATCCAGGTATATTCACTATCTCCTGTAGGATAGGCAACACTTTGATTAGGAAGGCCATTCTGGATTTAGGAGCATCGATTATTGTAATGCCTAAATCTATCTATGCTTTTCTGAACCTAGATCCATTAAAAGAAACTGGAATAATAATTCAGTTAGTTGACCGAACCAATGCATACCTTGATGGGTTGGTTGAGGATGTGTTGGTCAAAATTAATGATTTGGTATTCCCAACTGACTTTTATATACTTGACATGGATGATAATTATTCCCCTGACCTCTCACCTTTGCTACTATGTAGACGTTTTTTGAGCACAGCACAgacaaaaattgatgttaataagggtaccTTGTCCATagaatttgatggagaaatagtcaattttaatatttttgatacaatgGAATATCCTGTTAACTCTCACTCTGTGTTTGCTATTCATGCTATTAATCCCTCTATACAAGAATTTTCTGAGTTTGCTTGTAGGGATAAATTCAAAGTTACTGCGAACAAGTATCAGGGGATAAAAGCAATTTATAAGGTGAAAAGgaatagaaaattaagaaagaatGCTGCACTCAATGGCTATTTGGATCCCAGAGGAGGGCCATCGATCACAAGGAAAATTGAATTACATCCAAATTGA
- the LOC113714838 gene encoding UDP-rhamnose/UDP-galactose transporter 6, with product MAPASKADKKAAVDAAAWLFNVVTSVGIIIVNKALMATYGFSFATTLTGMHFATTTLMTAVLRWLGYIQSSHLPFPELLKFVLFANFSIVGMNVSLMWNSVGFYQIAKLSMIPVSCLLEVVFDKIRYSRDTKLSIALVLLGVGVCTVTDVSVNTKGFVAAFIAVWSTSLQQYYVHFLQRKYSLGSFNLLGHTAPAQAASLLLVGPFLDYWLTNKRIDAFNFNVPSLVFIVLSCTIAVGTNLSQFICIGRFTAVSFQVLGHMKTILVLILGFLFFGKEGLNLHVVIGMIIAVVGMVWYGNASSKPGGKERHSHSSRSSQQKHGSESSEIDEKV from the exons atggcTCCAGCTAGCAAGGCAGATAAGAAGGCTGCAGTTGACGCAGCAGCATGGCTGTTCAATGTAGTGACGTCGGTTGGAATTATCATTGTCAATAAAGCCTTAATGGCTACATATGGTTTTAGTTTTG CTACAACATTAACTGGTATGCATTTTGCTACTACGACATTGATGACGGCTGTACTTAGGTGGCTGGGTTACATCCAATCTTCACATCTACCTTTTCCAGAGCTTCTGAAATTTGTCCTATTCGCAAACTTCTCAATTGTGGGAATGAATGTCAGTTTGATGTGGAACTCCGTAGGATTCTATCAG ATAGCAAAGCTGAGTATGATCCCTGTTTCCTGCTTATTGGAAGTTGTATTTGACAAAATTCGATATTCAAGAGATACAAAGCTCAGCATTGCTCTTGTCCTCCTGGGTGTTGGCGTCTGCACAGTCACTGATGTTAGTGTCAACACTAAAGGATTTGTTGCTGCCTTTATTGCAGTTTGGAGTACTTCTCTCCAACAGTAT TATGTTCATTTCCTTCAACGGAAATACTCTCTTGGCTCATTCAATCTTCTAGGACATACAGCACCAGCCCAGGCTGCATCTTTGCTGCTAGTAGGCCCATTTCTAGATTATTGGCTGACGAACAAGAGGATTGATGCCTTTAACTTCAACGTACCATCTTTG GTGTTTATAGTCCTTTCATGCACTATTGCAGTTGGAACAAATCTGAGCCAGTTCATCTGCATTGGCAGATTTACTGCTGTCTCATTCCAGGTTCTTGGCCATATGAAAACCATTCTCGTTTTGATCCTGGGGTTCTTATTTTTCGGGAAAGAGGGTCTTAATTTACATGTGGTCATTGGCATGATTATTGCTGTCGTTGGAATGGTATGGTATGGAAATGCGTCTTCCAAACCAGGTGGAAAGGAGCGTCACAGTCATTCATCTCGAAGCAGCCAGCAGAAGCATGGTTCAGAATCTTCTGAAATTGATGAGAAAGTCTGA
- the LOC113713844 gene encoding uncharacterized protein, whose translation MGSLANHQNPSFELLLLLLISVLALQFASASVEEAEALLKWKASFSNLNNTLLTSWNLQNTRNHPKASVSPCTWFGVSCIDGSVSTLNLTNSSINGTLYSFPFSSLPNLEKADLSMNELSGSVPPQVSKLSKLSYLDLSYNKFAGTIPPEIGLLTNLQTLHLNENYLNGSIPQEIGQLRSLVELALCTNNIGGPIPASFGNLKNLTYLYLYENQLSGSIPREIGNLNNLVEVDIDNNQLTGPIPASIGNLNNLVLLHLFENSLSGSIPPEIGKLKKLQRLSLFGNKLTGPIPTSLGNVRDLTLLHLYQNQLSGSIPEELGNLKSLVKFEVSVNQLNGLIPTSLGNLIELETLFLRHNQLSGSIPPELGKLTKLVLLEMDENQFSGHLPEGLCSSQTLQDFTVNNNSLSGPIPESLKNCASLVRARFDGNQFTGNLSESFSIYPHLEFIFLSNNNFSGELSNNWGRCKNLTTLLIANNSITGHIPPEFGNLPNLGALDLSSNQIAGEIPKELGKLKSIQWLALNDNQLSGGIPLELGSLTDLFSLDLSVNLLNGSIPGSTGECQHLTFLNLSNNSLSHSIPSRLGKLIHLNRLDLSHNSLIGEIPTEFGSLKSLETLNLSHNNLSGFIPKALAELPAIQHIDLSFNELEGPIPCGKAFANATIEQLKGNKGLCGNITGVRPCDSPQLVKKHENGQKLALIIALPLVGALMLLSAFAGILFFQEKRKGDPKVKDGEVKGGDVFSISLFDGKEMYENILKVTQDFDPTFCIGKGGHGSVYKANLPAANTVAVKRLHHLSESADQEGFLNEIRALTKIKHRNIVKLQGYCSSAKYSFLVYEYLERGSLAKLLSIEEEAKKLDWQKRIKIIKGIAHALSYMHHDCSPPIVHRDISSNNVLLDSEYEAHVSDFGTAKLLKIDSSNWSAVAGTYGYVAPELAYTMRVTEKCDVYSFGVLTLEVIKGSHPGDFIPHLTSPTSVNIQLKDLLDRRLPYPGQEDEETLVLILKLARACLTVDPQSRPTMHMISGLLSMGAQALPMHLHGDFQLA comes from the exons atgggtTCTTTAGCTAATCATCAAAACCCATCGTTCGAACTTCTTCTTCTCCTGCTTATCTCAGTTTTGGCTCTCCAATTTGCTTCGGCTTCTGTTGAGGAGGCTGAAGCCCTTTTGAAATGGAAAGCCAGTTTTTCAAACCTGAACAACACCCTCCTAACATCTTGGAATCTTCAAAACACTCGTAATCATCCAAAAGCAAGTGTCAGCCCTTGCACTTGGTTCGGTGTGTCGTGCATTGATGGCAGTGTAAGCACGTTAAACCTCACAAATTCAAGTATCAATGGTACGCTTTACAGCTTTCCATTTTCATCtcttccaaatcttgaaaaggcTGATTTAAGCATGAATGAACTTTCTGGCAGCGTACCTCCTCAGGTAAGCAAGCTTTCGAAGCTCAGTTATCTTGATTTGTCCTATAATAAATTCGCTGGAACCATCCCACCTGAAATTGGCCTCTTAACCAACCTTCAAACCCTCCACTTGAACGAGAACTACTTAAATGGCTCAATTCCTCAGGAGATTGGCCAGTTAAGGTCTCTCGTTGAGCTTGCCTTGTGTACAAACAACATTGGGGGCCCTATTCCTGCCTCCTTTGGCAATCTGAAAAACTTGACTTATTTATATCTCTATGAAAATCAACTTTCAGGTTCTATTCCTCGTGAAATTGGAAACCTCAACAATCTTGTTGAGGTTGACATCGACAACAACCAGCTGACAGGCCCTATTCCAGCCTCGATTGGTAACCTGAATAACCTAGTGCTTTTGCATCTTTTCGAAAACAGCCTATCTGGTTCCATTCCTCCCGAGATAGGAAAGTTGAAAAAACTCCAGCGTCTGAGCCTATTCGGAAATAAGCTCACTGGTCCAATCCCAACTTCACTAGGTAACGTAAGGGATCTGACTCTTTTGCATCTATACCAGAATCAACTTTCTGGTTCAATCCCAGAAGAGTTAGGCAACCTGAAGTCTCTGGTCAAATTCGAAGTAAGTGTGAATCAACTTAACGGGTTGATTCCTACTTCACTTGGCAATTTGATAGAATTGGAAACTCTGTTTCTTCGCCATAACCAACTTTCTGGCTCCATTCCCCCGGAGCTAGGGAAACTGACGAAGTTGGTTCTCTTGGAAATGGATGAAAATCAGTTCTCTGGTCATTTACCAGAAGGGCTATGTAGCAGCCAAACTCTTCAAGACTTCACTGTCAACAATAACAGCCTTTCTGGTCCAATTCCTGAAAGCTTGAAAAACTGTGCAAGTTTAGTCAGAGCTCGATTTGATGGGAACCAGTTCACTGGGAACCTGTCTGAATCGTTTAGTATTTATCCACACCTTGAATTTATCTTTCTTAGCAACAACAACTTTTCTGGGGAGCTCTCAAACAACTGGGGTAGATGCAAAAACTTGACAACTCTTTTAATTGCAAATAACAGCATCACAGGTCACATTCCTCCAGAATTTGGGAATCTGCCTAATCTGGGCGCCCTTGATCTTTCTTCAAATCAGATAGCTGGGGAGATTCCAAAGGAACTTGGGAAGCTGAAGTCCATTCAATGGCTGGCTTTAAATGACAACCAACTCTCGGGTGGTATACCTCTAGAGTTAGGATCACTGACAGATCTATTCTCTCTCGACCTATCAGTGAACTTATTAAATGGATCAATTCCAGGAAGCACAGGAGAGTGCCAGCATCTAACCTTTTTGAACCTGAGCAACAATAGTTTAAGCCACAGTATTCCATCCCGGTTGGGTAAGTTAATTCACCTTAACCGTCTTGATTTGAGCCACAATTCCCTCATCGGAGAGATACCAACTGAATTCGGAAGTTTGAAAAGTCTGGAAACGTTGAATCTCTCCCATAATAACCTTTCAGGTTTCATTCCAAAGGCTTTGGCAGAATTGCCTGCTATTCAGCATATTGATTTATCTTTCAATGAGTTAGAGGGTCCAATTCCTTGTGGAAAAGCATTTGCAAATGCCACTATTGAACAACTTAAAGGGAATAAAGGTTTGTGTGGCAACATTACAGGGGTACGACCGTGTGATAGTCCTCAATTGGTCAAAAAGCATGAGAATGGGCAGAAACTTGCTCTCATAATTGCACTCCCTCTTGTGGGAGCACTCATGCTTCTTTCTGCGTTTGCTGGAATTCTCTTTTttcaggaaaaaagaaagggagatCCAAAAGTGAAAGACGGGGAAGTAAAGGGTGGAGATGTGTTCTCTATATCCTTATTTGATGGCAAAGAAATGTATGAGAACATCTTAAAAGTGACGCAAGATTTTGATCCAACATTTTGCATAGGGAAAGGAGGTCATGGAAGTGTTTACAAGGCAAATCTTCCAGCAGCTAACACAGTGGCTGTAAAAAGACTCCACCACTTGTCTGAGTCTGCAGATCAAGAAGGTTTCTTGAATGAGATAAGGGCCTTGACAAAGATCAAGCATCGAAACATTGTGAAGCTTCAGGGTTACTGCTCAAGTGCAAAATACTCGTTTTTGGTTTATGAGTACCTTGAAAGAGGCAGCTTGGCTAAACTTTTGAGCATTGAAGAAGAAGCCAAGAAATTGGATTGGCAGAAAAGGATAAAAATCATTAAGGGCATTGCTCATGCTTTGTCTTACATGCATCATGATTGTTCGCCGCCTATAGTTCATCGAGACATTTCAAGCAACAATGTTTTGCTTGATTCAGAGTATGAAGCTCATGTCTCAGATTTTGGCACGGCGAAGCTTCTGAAGATAGACTCGTCTAATTGGAGTGCAGTAGCAGGCACCTATGGATATGTTGCACCAG AGCTTGCCTACACAATGAGAGTAACTGAAAAATGTGATGTGTACAGCTTTGGGGTCCTAACCCTTGAAGTAATCAAAGGGAGCCATCCTGGTGACTTCATTCCTCACCTTACATCGCCCACATCTGTAAACATCCAACTGAAAGACTTGCTTGACCGACGACTTCCGTATCCCGGTCAGGAAGATGAAGAGACTCTAGTATTAATTCTCAAGCTTGCAAGGGCCTGTCTGACTGTTGATCCTCAATCAAGGCCAACCATGCACATGATTTCTGGTCTTTTATCAATGGGTGCACAAGCACTGCCTATGCATCTTCATGGTGACTTTCAGCTGGCTTAG